In Arsenicicoccus dermatophilus, a genomic segment contains:
- a CDS encoding sensor histidine kinase, whose product MARGRLRIYLGAAPGVGKTVAMLAEGRRAAERGKDVVVAICETHGRQHTAQMLEGLETVPRVRLAHRGAVLSEMDLAAVLGRRPAIALVDELAHTNAPGSRNDKRWRDVEELLAAGIDVISTVNIQHLESLNDAVTTITGIAQHETVPDEVVRAADQIEFVDMSPEALRRRMAHGNVYTADKIDAALANYFRPGNLSALRELALLWVADRVDEGLGRYRDEHGITSPWPTRERVLVALSGGPEGATLLRRGARIAGRGAGGELHAVHVARADGLTSGVLPRIAEQRALTGDLGGTFHAVTGEDTAEAVLDFARGINASQIVVGTSRHHRWVRVLRQATGDAIIARSGEIDVHVVTHPHAASLGVRRPRRTLSRGRTLSGYLLSVGASAAVTAALSPWARAVGLPLIVQLYLLLTVLVALVGGLGPAVVTAVGSCLLINWFFTPPVHTLTIASAQNALALGVFVVVGVLVSNVVLRAAARAEEALRAQHESAALAELTHTLLGSTDQLALLLSRAVDLFAASSVAVVRRPTHDDPAPEIVAATAGFPPGLAISGGAAREPVDERHVLVLDGDPLAADQQRLFAACAVHAGAILHRRVLRAEAAAAERLERDNRARTALLSAVSHDLRTPLAAIKAAIGSLRTTEVDFPPEDEAELEAIIEESADRLAALVDNLLDMSRLSTEALVASPQDVDLAELLPACVATVSEPSRVRWALGAGARRVQADPGLLDRVLGNIVENALRHQPRGGEVLLTTSAMRDQVEIRVVDHGPGIAPGDQDRVFRPFQRLGDAPAGDGVGLGLAVARGLAEAMDGSVVAEDTPGGGLTMVVSLPIAMVAGPVRLATVQEDHP is encoded by the coding sequence ATGGCACGAGGGCGACTGAGGATCTACCTGGGTGCGGCACCGGGTGTGGGCAAGACGGTGGCGATGCTCGCCGAGGGCAGGCGGGCCGCGGAGCGCGGGAAGGACGTGGTCGTCGCGATCTGCGAGACCCACGGACGGCAGCACACGGCCCAGATGCTCGAGGGGCTGGAGACGGTCCCACGCGTGCGGCTGGCGCATCGCGGCGCCGTGCTGAGCGAGATGGACCTGGCGGCCGTCCTCGGCCGTCGACCCGCCATCGCCCTCGTCGACGAGCTGGCCCACACGAACGCCCCGGGGTCGCGCAACGACAAGCGCTGGCGGGACGTCGAGGAGCTGCTCGCCGCGGGGATCGACGTCATCTCCACCGTCAACATCCAGCACCTGGAGTCGCTCAACGACGCCGTCACCACTATCACGGGCATCGCCCAGCACGAGACGGTGCCCGACGAGGTGGTGCGGGCGGCCGACCAGATCGAGTTCGTCGACATGTCCCCGGAGGCTCTGCGACGACGTATGGCGCACGGCAACGTCTACACCGCGGACAAGATCGACGCCGCCCTCGCCAACTACTTCCGTCCCGGCAATCTCTCAGCACTGCGGGAGCTGGCGTTGCTGTGGGTGGCCGACCGGGTCGACGAAGGGCTGGGTCGCTATCGTGACGAGCACGGCATCACCTCGCCCTGGCCCACCCGCGAGCGGGTGCTGGTCGCCCTCTCCGGCGGGCCGGAGGGGGCGACCCTCCTGCGCCGGGGCGCCCGGATCGCCGGCCGGGGCGCGGGTGGGGAGCTGCACGCCGTCCACGTCGCCCGTGCCGACGGGCTCACCAGCGGGGTGCTCCCTCGCATCGCCGAGCAGCGCGCGCTGACGGGTGACCTGGGTGGCACCTTTCACGCCGTGACAGGGGAAGACACGGCCGAGGCCGTCCTCGACTTCGCCCGCGGGATCAATGCTTCCCAGATCGTCGTCGGTACGAGCCGTCACCACCGATGGGTGCGGGTGCTGCGCCAGGCGACGGGTGACGCCATCATCGCTCGCTCCGGTGAGATCGACGTGCACGTGGTGACCCACCCTCATGCCGCCTCACTGGGCGTGCGGCGACCGCGCCGGACCCTGTCCCGCGGTCGCACCCTGTCGGGCTACCTCCTGTCTGTAGGGGCCTCCGCCGCAGTCACGGCCGCACTCTCCCCCTGGGCACGGGCGGTCGGGCTGCCCCTCATCGTCCAGCTGTATCTCCTGCTGACCGTGCTCGTAGCTCTCGTCGGGGGCCTGGGGCCAGCCGTCGTCACCGCGGTCGGGTCCTGTCTGCTGATCAATTGGTTCTTCACCCCGCCGGTACACACCCTGACCATCGCCAGCGCTCAGAACGCCCTGGCTTTGGGCGTTTTCGTCGTGGTGGGGGTGCTCGTGTCCAATGTCGTCCTGCGGGCGGCAGCTCGGGCCGAAGAGGCTCTGCGTGCCCAGCACGAGTCGGCGGCCCTGGCCGAGCTCACCCATACCCTGCTTGGCTCGACGGACCAGCTCGCACTGCTGCTCAGCCGGGCGGTGGACCTGTTCGCGGCCTCGTCCGTCGCGGTGGTGCGGCGTCCCACCCATGACGATCCGGCCCCGGAGATCGTGGCGGCCACCGCGGGTTTCCCTCCCGGGCTGGCGATCTCCGGCGGGGCCGCGCGGGAGCCGGTCGACGAGCGACACGTCCTGGTCCTGGATGGGGATCCCCTGGCCGCGGACCAGCAGCGACTCTTCGCCGCCTGTGCCGTCCACGCGGGGGCGATCCTGCACCGGCGCGTCCTGCGTGCGGAGGCGGCGGCGGCCGAGCGTCTCGAGCGGGACAACCGGGCCCGCACGGCGCTGCTGTCGGCCGTCTCGCACGACCTGCGCACACCCCTGGCAGCGATCAAGGCCGCCATCGGCTCCTTGCGCACCACCGAGGTGGACTTCCCACCGGAGGACGAGGCCGAGCTGGAGGCCATCATCGAGGAGTCCGCCGACCGGCTCGCGGCGCTCGTGGACAACCTGCTGGACATGTCACGGCTGTCGACCGAGGCGCTCGTGGCGTCTCCCCAGGACGTCGACCTGGCAGAGCTGCTGCCCGCCTGCGTGGCCACGGTCAGCGAGCCCTCCCGGGTGCGCTGGGCCCTCGGCGCCGGGGCTCGACGGGTGCAGGCGGACCCGGGTCTGCTCGATCGGGTCCTCGGCAACATCGTGGAAAATGCCCTGCGCCACCAGCCGCGCGGCGGGGAGGTGTTGCTGACGACCAGCGCGATGCGCGACCAGGTGGAGATCCGCGTGGTCGATCACGGGCCGGGCATCGCGCCCGGCGACCAGGACCGGGTCTTCCGTCCCTTCCAACGCCTCGGGGACGCCCCCGCCGGGGATGGTGTGGGGCTCGGACTCGCCGTCGCCCGAGGGCTGGCCGAGGCCATGGACGGGTCCGTCGTCGCGGAGGACACTCCTGGTGGCGGCCTGACCATGGTGGTCTCCCTGCCCATCGCGATGGTGGCCGGGCCGGTGCGCCTCGCCACCGTCCAGGAGGACCACCCATGA
- the kdpC gene encoding potassium-transporting ATPase subunit KdpC, with translation MTFLRHTWAALRALIVLTLLLGVVYPLGMTAVAGALPGTGHEVTVAGRVVGDSRIGQPFSEPRWFQGRPSAVEHPGEASGGSNLGPHHPDLARQVAERRAALRQANPQAPEAIPADALTASASGVDPDISPAYARWQVARVAAARHLGVEQIQRLVDAHTTRARWGFVGSDTVNVLELNAALTRLGA, from the coding sequence ATGACCTTCCTGCGCCATACCTGGGCCGCGCTACGCGCCCTGATCGTCCTCACCCTGCTCCTGGGTGTCGTCTATCCCCTGGGCATGACCGCCGTCGCCGGGGCGCTGCCCGGGACGGGGCACGAGGTGACCGTCGCCGGGCGGGTGGTGGGCGACTCGCGGATCGGGCAACCCTTCTCCGAGCCGCGCTGGTTCCAGGGCCGCCCGTCGGCGGTCGAGCACCCGGGCGAGGCCAGCGGCGGCTCCAATCTCGGGCCCCATCACCCGGATCTCGCCCGCCAGGTGGCCGAGCGCCGCGCCGCGCTGCGCCAGGCCAATCCCCAGGCACCCGAGGCGATCCCGGCCGATGCCCTCACCGCCTCCGCCTCGGGCGTGGATCCCGACATCAGCCCGGCCTATGCCCGCTGGCAGGTGGCCCGGGTCGCCGCTGCTCGGCACCTGGGCGTCGAGCAGATCCAGCGCCTCGTCGACGCGCACACCACGCGGGCCCGCTGGGGCTTCGTCGGGTCCGACACCGTCAACGTCCTCGAGCTGAACGCCGCCCTCACCCGGCTCGGCGCCTAG
- a CDS encoding metal-sensitive transcriptional regulator, translated as MTDTCQHAPPLPAYAEVDHKDAYLKRLRRIEGQVRGVQRMVDEDTYCIDVLTQISAITKALQAVSLGLLEDHIGHCVVGAARESDEAAAAKVAEASAAIARLVRS; from the coding sequence ATGACCGACACCTGCCAGCACGCACCCCCGCTGCCCGCCTACGCCGAGGTCGACCACAAGGACGCCTACCTCAAGCGGCTGCGGCGCATCGAGGGTCAGGTCCGCGGCGTCCAGCGGATGGTCGACGAGGACACCTACTGCATCGACGTCCTCACCCAGATCTCGGCGATCACCAAGGCCCTGCAGGCCGTCAGCCTGGGCCTGCTCGAGGACCACATCGGCCACTGCGTCGTCGGCGCCGCGCGCGAGTCCGACGAGGCCGCGGCCGCCAAGGTCGCCGAGGCCTCCGCCGCCATCGCGCGGCTCGTCAGGAGCTGA
- a CDS encoding heavy-metal-associated domain-containing protein: MSQTTTITVNGMTCGHCTSAVTSELKEVAGVQDVQIDLVAGGDSPVTITSEGPLDPAAVKAAVDEAGYTVVE; this comes from the coding sequence ATGAGCCAGACCACCACCATCACCGTCAACGGCATGACCTGCGGCCACTGCACCAGCGCGGTCACGTCCGAGCTCAAGGAGGTCGCCGGCGTCCAGGACGTGCAGATCGACCTGGTCGCAGGTGGCGACTCCCCCGTGACCATCACCAGCGAGGGCCCGCTCGACCCGGCCGCCGTCAAGGCGGCCGTCGACGAGGCGGGCTACACGGTGGTCGAGTGA
- a CDS encoding heavy metal translocating P-type ATPase has protein sequence MSTATEQDRHEVDLAIGGMTCASCSSRVERKLNRLDGVDATVNLATEKAHVAFPGSLSVADLIAVVERTGYTATDLTPAPAGATRVAGSIDGSEGSGGGAPGGPLLVETGPAPRAGAGPAYRLDQVLSRASLRQRLEVALPLTVLVVLLAMVPSVHHLLGDARPWVELLLTLPVAVWSAWPFHRAAAITARHGASTMDTLVSLGVIASMLWSVVATLPGSTGHMYYEVAAVVVTFLLAGRLAEHRARTAGKSALTSLLELGAKDVAVQRIDPVDRVTRETRIPIEQLQVGEQFVVRPGEKVATDGVVVDGTSALDRSLVTGESLPVEVGPGDEVTGGTINAHGRLLVQATRVGADTTLAGITRLVEQAQTGKAPVQRLADRISAVFVPVVLVIAVLTFVGWLVTGHPAAAALSAAVSVLVVACPCALGLATPTGLLVGTGRAAELGVLIKGPEILESTRRIDTVVLDKTGTLTTGSATLVDVTPSGRLTPTAALQAAASVEAWSEHPIAQAVVRAAQAEGLDLRPITGFTNLPGLGARATIKDTEVTVGRASLFDLVPGDLQGDRVGTTVYVGWGGVAHAALTVADELRDSSSASVQRLRDLGLRTVLLTGDNRRTAAQVGEQVGIGAADVVAEVLPKEKHAEIARLQQQGRVVAMVGDGVNDAAALAQADLGLAMGSGADVAIDSADIVLVRPDVGAVADAIALSRQTLRIIQQNLVWAFGYNVIAIPLAVLGALDPMVSGAAMALSSVLVVTNSLRLRSFARTPS, from the coding sequence GTGAGCACCGCGACCGAGCAGGACCGCCACGAGGTCGACCTGGCCATCGGCGGGATGACCTGCGCGTCCTGCTCGAGCCGCGTGGAGCGCAAGCTCAACAGGCTCGACGGCGTGGACGCCACCGTCAACCTCGCCACGGAGAAGGCCCACGTCGCCTTCCCCGGCTCGCTGTCCGTGGCCGACCTGATCGCGGTCGTGGAGCGCACCGGCTACACCGCCACCGACCTGACGCCCGCCCCGGCCGGGGCGACCCGCGTCGCGGGCTCGATCGACGGGAGCGAGGGATCCGGCGGCGGCGCCCCGGGCGGACCCCTGCTCGTGGAGACCGGGCCGGCCCCCCGGGCCGGCGCCGGCCCGGCATACAGACTGGACCAGGTCCTGAGCCGCGCGTCGCTGCGGCAACGCCTCGAGGTGGCGCTCCCGCTCACGGTCCTCGTCGTGCTGCTGGCGATGGTGCCGTCGGTGCACCACCTGCTCGGCGACGCCCGGCCGTGGGTGGAGCTGCTGCTGACGCTGCCCGTCGCGGTGTGGTCCGCGTGGCCCTTCCACCGGGCGGCGGCGATCACCGCCCGGCACGGCGCCTCCACCATGGACACCCTGGTCAGCCTGGGTGTGATCGCCTCGATGCTCTGGTCGGTCGTGGCCACGCTGCCAGGCAGCACCGGACACATGTACTACGAGGTCGCCGCCGTGGTCGTGACCTTCCTGCTCGCCGGTCGCCTCGCCGAGCACCGCGCCCGCACCGCCGGGAAGTCCGCGCTCACCAGCCTGCTGGAGCTCGGCGCCAAGGACGTCGCGGTGCAGCGCATCGACCCGGTCGACCGGGTCACCCGCGAGACCCGCATCCCGATCGAGCAGCTGCAGGTCGGCGAGCAGTTCGTGGTGCGGCCCGGGGAGAAGGTCGCCACCGACGGCGTCGTCGTCGACGGCACCTCCGCCCTCGACCGCTCCCTGGTCACCGGCGAGTCGCTGCCCGTCGAGGTCGGCCCCGGCGACGAGGTCACCGGCGGCACCATCAACGCGCACGGGCGGCTGCTCGTGCAGGCGACGCGCGTGGGTGCGGATACCACCCTCGCCGGCATCACCCGCCTCGTCGAGCAGGCCCAGACCGGCAAGGCCCCCGTCCAGCGGCTGGCCGACCGGATCTCGGCGGTCTTCGTGCCCGTCGTGCTGGTGATCGCGGTGCTCACCTTCGTGGGGTGGCTGGTCACCGGGCACCCGGCCGCGGCCGCGCTCTCCGCCGCCGTCTCGGTGCTCGTCGTCGCCTGCCCCTGCGCGCTCGGTCTGGCCACCCCCACCGGGCTGCTCGTCGGCACCGGCCGGGCCGCCGAGCTCGGCGTCCTGATCAAGGGCCCGGAGATCCTGGAGTCCACCCGCCGCATCGACACCGTGGTCCTGGACAAGACCGGCACGCTCACCACCGGCTCCGCCACGCTCGTGGACGTCACCCCCTCCGGGCGGCTCACCCCCACCGCGGCGCTGCAGGCCGCGGCGTCGGTCGAGGCGTGGTCCGAGCACCCCATCGCCCAGGCCGTCGTGCGGGCCGCCCAGGCCGAAGGTCTCGACCTGCGCCCGATCACCGGCTTCACCAACCTGCCCGGCCTCGGGGCCCGCGCCACCATCAAGGACACCGAGGTCACGGTCGGACGGGCCAGCCTGTTCGACCTCGTCCCCGGCGACCTGCAGGGCGACCGGGTCGGCACCACGGTGTATGTCGGCTGGGGCGGCGTCGCCCACGCCGCCCTCACCGTCGCCGACGAGCTGCGCGACAGCTCCAGCGCCTCGGTGCAGCGGCTGCGCGACCTCGGGCTGCGCACCGTGCTGCTCACCGGTGACAACCGCCGCACGGCCGCCCAGGTCGGCGAGCAGGTCGGCATCGGCGCCGCCGACGTGGTCGCCGAGGTGCTCCCCAAGGAGAAGCACGCCGAGATCGCCCGCCTCCAGCAGCAAGGACGGGTCGTGGCGATGGTCGGCGACGGGGTCAACGACGCCGCCGCCCTCGCCCAGGCCGACCTCGGTCTGGCGATGGGCTCCGGCGCGGACGTCGCCATCGACTCGGCCGACATCGTCCTGGTGCGCCCCGACGTGGGCGCCGTCGCCGACGCGATCGCGCTGTCCCGGCAGACCCTGCGGATCATCCAGCAAAACCTCGTCTGGGCCTTCGGCTACAACGTGATCGCGATCCCGCTGGCCGTGCTCGGCGCCCTCGACCCGATGGTCTCCGGCGCCGCGATGGCCCTGTCCAGCGTGCTGGTGGTCACCAACTCGCTGCGGCTGAGGTCCTTCGCACGCACCCCCTCCTGA